CAGACAGAACAAGTCAGTGGGATGGAGTTTAGTCTTCCTACAGGGAAATGACCCCACTGCAACAAAGAACAGCCGGTGCACTTGTTCCACGTCTGTAGGTTGGATCTGGAGTCTATTTACAATGGCACAATCTtaaaaaataagttaaaaaaCTGGATTTTATACCCGTTCAGTTCATTATTAAAATCAAATGCTTGGAATAATGAAAAAGCCAACACACCAACACAAACTTGATTTTGGTTTAAcaccagcttaaaaaaaaacaaaaaagcctctcATGCAAACACATCAGGTGACATAAAACAATGTGCAATCAATATGTAGCATAATCCATTTGCTTTCTTCCAGCCAGATCAGCTGCTGTGTCCACCTGTGGCTCCAGGCCTCTGCTTGCTCCAGTCACAGCACTGGTTCTCTGTGCCTCCCAAATGCAGCCTTCTCCAGACTTGGCTTTGGAAAACAAATGAGCAGCACACAATACATACCTGGCACCATTATGTTTGCTCTTGTCCACAATGGTTTCCATGCCCAATGGCTGAGACACAGCAGCAGTACAATTCTTGCATCATCATAGTACCATTTAAGCACCCCCTCACATTTGAGTccaaatataatatatatatatatgtgtatatatatattatataactaCATATACAGATAAATATATGCGTCCTGTTGCCTCTCCTTCGATCACAGTGCTGGGTGATTACGATGCTCTTCGGAAAGCTGCCCCATACGCCACATTCCTCGGAAAGTCTAACGGGCAGTCTCTGTCCAAGTCAGTTGATTTGGCAGCTCTTTAGGCTAGTCCTCAGCTGCCACCTTCCATCTTGCTTCTTGATTTTACTGATcataatttaaaaggaaaaaaccacACAACTCTCGAATAGGGTTTTGTCTCCATTTCTAAGGAAACAGCAGGAAGGTCCATGCAGGAATGGCAGGGTCAGTCACTTGATGAATGAGATTGGTCCATcccaagaaaaagaaagcaggacTAGAAAACTGAATTCTCAACAATCTAAAAAAGGGAGAGGAACAGTATTCACACTCCCCTGCTTGGGGCAGAGGGCCTGGGGGAGAGGGTCTCTGATCTCACCAGGAAGTGGACTGGAGGGTGGGACTTCACAGTTTCTCAGGGGATGGGACCCAGATATAATGCCCAGATTGGTCCTCTATTATCTGTTTGATTTTGCTGTAAATCTCCTCCAGAGAATCTCCTTGTACAATGGCTGAAAGAAgcaaaaatagcaataaaaataataattgtgttGGAACAGTGAACAAGCCACTCACACTTCCAATTCTAGACAGCAAACAATAGCCACTGCCCGCCACAACTAACATACTAATTTCATTGTGATACCAAGTAATAAATCACTTCGAAGCAAGCATAGCTTCCTCATGCGGGGGATGCTTTGGGCTTCAGATGGCATATACATTTAAGCTTTCTTTGCTTGCACTTATTCAGCTTTGGAGGCCGCTCAGGCTATTTTAGAAGCTGCTGGCACTGATGCAAGTGAATTGTGCTGTTCTTCCACCCCGGGAGAGCCTCTCTCTCATCCCATGCTTCTTCCCACTTTGAAGTGCAGGATGTTCCAATCCTTGGCCTTCTCTAACCACCACCAGTTCTTTCCTCAATGAGCGCCTCAGCTTCTGGCCAAACTCTTCAGTGCTTTTGCACGAAGCTAATTCTGCCTCCAATAATCCAACATTCCACATGCAAATGATAGCATGAGAATCAGCCTTCCCACCTTTTCAAAGCATCCTTACTGCTTCAGCATCACCATGCTCAGCCCTGGCatatttcctccttttttaaCCTTCCCATTGTTCCAAGTCTCCTTTAACCCCCCGCCCCTTTTCAGGCCCCATAGTGAGGTAAAAGCAAGTGGAAGTCAATGCCAGTCAGTTCGCACCTGTAAAATACTCTCCAAACTCCTGCTCCAATTTCATGGCTTTGTCAAAGACCTTGTTGGCTTGCTCATATGTCTGCCTCCGGTTCATCTCCCTGTCAGCAAAGATGAGAAGAACCTCAGTACAAATATATGCGATCTGACACAGGCCCAAGCACATTTGAGAATACAACCAATGAAGTGAAACTGGAGGGCACCTACAGCTCCATCAGCAACTCCAGTGCAGCCCAATAAAAATGGCACCGAGAAGCCTACGCTCTGCACTCATCCCCCTCTATTCAAACCCCAAAATGGGAGATCATGACCGAGGAGCCCACCACCAAGTCATGCTCTGGCTTGCTTAACAGCAGTTGTCCAACAGCCTCAGCACCAACACTAGCTGACGTGATCAGGCTGTTTGGAGTTGGGAATCTTGACTTTCATCACCTCCCAGCAGAGCAACTCAAGAGTACACATTTGCTAGATAGAGCAAGCCACTTAAAATGGGACACTAATCTATAAGAGGCTTCTTGCTGCTAGAAgaataattggtttttatatcttgcttttctctaaaGGAGTCTAATCagtttgcaattgcctttcctttctctccccagaacaagcaccttgtgaggtaagtagggctgagatagttttgagagaactgtgactagcctaaagtaacctcagcaggcttcatatggagaagtggggaatcaagcccagtactccagattagagttggctgctcttaaccactacaccatgcatgcAACATCTCCTTATCCCTAAAAAGGGAGAGGACATCTCAGTATGCAGGCATTCCCCATCTTCCATAACTCCAAGACATCTGTTCATCTTTCCTGGTCCCCACCCCTTTCGCCCAAGCAACAGTTTCTGGGGTAACCAGATCTGTGGCCTCAATCACTCACATAAGCGCTTCAATGGATTTTGGCTTGATGAAAATGGCAACTGGGTACAGTTGTGCTTGCTGCAACCTCTTGATAGCATTGCCGGACACATCAAGAATGCAGTGTTTCCCCTAGAGTGGAACAAGATACTTTTTATCACTGAATCCTTACACAGAAGTTGCCACATATTAGAATAGTTTATTGTTCATCTCCACAAGAATCCCAGGAGCAAAGTCTCAACAATCTCTATTCCGCAAGAGGGAACAGTGTCAGACTCTTCTCTTACCTCAATAGTAGGCAAAACACAAGCCTTTTCAGTTCAAAGATCAGAACATGTCTGCCCAAACCTGAAGTCAAAGAACTGTCCTATGTGCCTGAAGCTGCTTGACCATTTCTAAATCATGAAGCAGAAGCTTCAGGGGCCCCGACAGTGTCCCAGGTATCAACTATGGAAATGTAGCACCTAACCATCTTCAGCTAGTGTGTTCCTTTTTGGAAAAGCAGGATCTGGCCATGGTTGCTCAAGCTCTAATCATGTCCAGGATTATTGCAATGTGCTCTACTTGGGGCTCCCTTTGAACACTGACCAGAAACTTCAACAGGTTCGGAACACAGCGGCTAGATTACTGGTTGGCAGTATCAGGAGCACCTATCTCAGCAGTTTTGAAGAGCTTCATGAACGACCAGTTTATTTAAGAATGCAATTCAAGGTCTTGGCTCTCACCTTTAAAGTCAACATCAAGTCTGGGACAGATTACTTTAAGATTTGCCTGCTGCTACATGGTCCTGAATGGTAGTTAACATCACAGGCCCTGCTGTGTATTCCTCCTTTCAAAAGCAAAGTAAACGGCTATAAAAATGAAGGCCATTTCTGAGGAGCTGCTTTGGTTATAGAATACTGTGTCCCCAGATCTATTTGTTCTGCTGAGTTTTGTGGGCTACAGAAAGGTTATTTTTCTAGGCTTTTAATTGCTGTTGCCTCCTACTTTGTTTTTAATTCTCACTGCTACATATTTTTGTTGGAATATTTGCCGCTTTTCTATTTTTATGAAACCagttttgagatttttttcaaGCTGCTGAAGTTATTGGATTATGAGATCAGGATACAATTATTTCAGATAAACAGCTTCTTTTCCATCCTCAACAATCTGATATAAGATTCTGAATGCCTTCTAGTGCCCCAACCTCACAAGAACTGGATAAGTGAACTGCCTGTTTGGGCAAGACCAATAGGAGACCTAGGACAGGAGCCAAAAGAACTATGGCAGAAATCCCGAACAGGCTGCACCCATAGTTGCAGTGCTGAAGTTACATCCAGGATATCAGATGCAGCTACTCACCCTTTCTGCTACTGCCCGCACAGACTGAATACTGGTCCCATAGAGATTGTCATTGAACTGTCCCGCCTCAATGAACTTGCTGTCTTGAATGTCTTTCTCCATCTGCTCCCGGGACCCCACAAAGTGGTAATCCTGACCATCCACCTCATTCTCGCGCCGGGACCTGGTAGTGTCTGGAAGGGGAAACAGTCCAGCTATTCATCAGCCCTTACTGCTGGTCACAGATCTAGtcttctgccttctcctcccagcCTCCTAATTTTTCAACCAATCAGTAGGTATTGCTGACCTTGACTGCATAACCTGGTATTCAGAATACACTGCAAAAATCCAGCACCACCAAACCAACTATGAGCTGCCACACCCTCCTCGTACAACCTTCAATGTTACCTTGTGCATCATCTAAAGAGTTGAAGGCCTACATCCACCACTCAGCTTAGTCCCCAAACCCCTCCATGAATCTAGGTTGGCGAGGGGGCCAGGACTTACGTGGCACACAAGAGCCAAATTTGTGAGGGAACTCTGAGATAAGATCATCGTTGACGCGATCCTTCATGGGTCCCAGAATGATCACAGGCCTTGCGTAGTGAACTGCAAAGAGAGTCACAAAACTGATAAGAGTGCCCTGGTTTGCACATGATTCTGCTCGTGCTACCTCTCCACATCCAcacagggagaagcagaggtatTCTAGAGCTGAAATGGAGAGGTGCCCACTGCAGCACAGCAAAACCCTCACTTCCCAACTTACTTTCTTGCCGTGTCACAGGTTCATATGACAGAATTGTGTCCTCTTGTCCTTCTGAAAGAATTGGGAGGGAAGAGGGTCAGCCCACTTAGCAGGTATTCCTGAAGCATCCCTTCCCCCACTGTCATACAAGCAATGTTCCCCAACAGGCACTTCTCCAGGCACCCACCATATGTTTCAGGATAGTAGGTGGGGTCATTGTGAAGGCAAAAGCAGTAACTGCTGCCCTCACAGAACAAGGCTTTTCACCTGGACCCTTCCCACTACTGATGGGAGAAGAAGCCAGGATCCTTTGAGAAGGACCACCAAGTCAGTTGTGCAGAATAGGGAGCACCAGAGAACCCTGTTCCCTCTTGGTTCTTCTCTCATATGTGTTGTattctcccttctccctgctGGCTTCTGTGTGCCAATTATCCTTGCTTGGGCTTATTCTGGGCTTGTATATTCTATCCCTGCATCTCTTGTGCATGTGCTTTTGGCTTCACTTCTgatggcagacattttgagtttggctctgccttctgtggcagccattttatagtgGTGCCTGCCACTGCGTctgagaattccaaaggtgccccaggctcaaaaatgttgagaACCCCTGCACCAAAGCAAGGGGTATGTAGCCCCAAACATATGTAACACTGATCAGGTTCCCAACATCTCAGCCCAGGCAACAGCAGTCATTTTTCTGTGACAGTCAACGGGAAGTGGTGCATTCTCCTTACCATGTACATTTTAGCCTGCCCAAACTTAAGGAGGGGGCATTAGCTTAGCGAGAAACCAGCTTCCTTAAGGATACTAGTCTCACAGTTACTGAAGGCAAGCTACGGGCACTCATCCCAAGCCAGAGAAAAAGGGGCACAAAGGCTCAAGCATGCCCTATATCAAGGAGGAACAGGGTAATTTTTTCCACATCAAGGCTAAGTTTCCCCAGTTACCAGAATGGATTCATAGCAACAGTTTCCTCTAATGTAGGTGAAATGTTCACAAAgtgtgaccctgcttagttttctgATTGTGATATTACTAGAGAATGCAGGGATTATTGGGAACACCACTGCATGATGGAACTGATCTATCTAAGTCAACTCCTCATAGCTGAAGTTTTAAACTGTGTACTGCCACAAACAGTGAAGAGGAACTTTCAACTCCACAGCTTATACCTGGAGACCCATGGCACAGCATCCACTAGTTCTAATTAACAGACTCTGAATAACTAGGCTAAAGCAAGACTTGCCCTCCCATCAGACATCTCTGGGGGAAGGGGCATCTGAGGATCCCAGGTGTTTGGACAGAAAGGCTGGGGCAAGGGGAACACTTACTGGAACTGCTTTCACTGTCGCTGGTATTTGACGTCACTCCCTCTGCAACCAAGAAAAAGACTGCAATTCAGTACAAGGTGAAAGCAGGAAAGTCACCAAATGCTGGTGACCACAAGAAccatgggaggaaaaaaagtcACACAAAGGCAAGCTGGACGGACAGCTCATATATGAGCTAAGTCTGCATAGCACAGTAGATAGGGTTGCCTCAAAGAATGCAACAAGCAGCTCAGATAAAGCTAAGCACTTGTCCCCCCCTCCATGCCAAAAGACATTAACAGAAGGTAATCTCGGCCATATGTATAGATAAACCTGTTGGTTTTCCATATCTGAGCTTTTCATGCTGAGCTCTTGTCTGGGCAATGCCTCCCTCCCTCAGTAGTTTATGTCCAAGAGGTAGAAAACCACATCATCTCAGGCAAAAGCAGGGTTGACAGATAGACAATATAAGCCCTGCTCCCAGCCTGTCAGCCCCTAAGGTACCATCCTGCCGCTGGGATCTATGaagtggggagaaggaaaaagaggaaagggagggaggggctggcagaACATGCAGGTGAAGTCAAGACAAACTATAGGGCTGCCTAAGGTACCATAGGTTAGGGTATTCCCATCTCTACAGTATGGGAGAAGAGGGGCTCACAGATAATGCCAACAAGAAAAAGAACTGCCCAGTAAGGACACCCTCCTTCCCGAACTTCCTGCAAATGGATCCCAGTCTAAAGTAATGCCAGAAATCTGAGTCTTTCTGCCACATGTCTCCCACTACAATCTCTCCACTGGGGACAGATCCACACAGCCTACAGCAATGCGAAGCTGAGCTCCCTCACCCTGCAGCAGGCAGCCTAACTCTATGGAAATCAAAGTACCATGGGATAGCTGGGCTCAGACAACATGTGGGTACTTCAAGCACACCACTAGCGTCCCAGTCACACACATGCTATCAATGGAAAGTGTACATGTTCAGTGAAATTCCACTTACTCAGGTTCTTTGCGCCATAATAATCGTCACTTAACCCAGGGAAGTCCTGATTCACAGCCAgccagaagggggaagggagaaaggagagaaaagagagagaaaaaggaaggagtAGGGAGGAGAGACAGAGCCAGGAGAGCATTAGTGACAGGAGTGCAGAATGGCTGAGAGCTGCAATAGCAAGTGAAGTTAAAGCTCCCGGTCAACCCTTCTATAGCCCTCTAAGTCCCAAACCCTCTGAACAGAATTCTTAGCAGCTGCCCTGCTGACAGCCCCAACTTCACCCTTTTCTCAAAGCCCAAGACTCTGATTTTCCTTAGTTTCTAACACATTCTAGCCCAGGAGCTTCTGTGGGCATGTCTGAGACCTTCCTATGGCTCAAATGATCTAGTGCCTGGCTCAGGCAAAT
The nucleotide sequence above comes from Sphaerodactylus townsendi isolate TG3544 linkage group LG13, MPM_Stown_v2.3, whole genome shotgun sequence. Encoded proteins:
- the DLG3 gene encoding disks large homolog 3 isoform X7, with amino-acid sequence MMNSSMSSGSGSLRTSEKRSLYVRALFDYDRTRDSCLPSQGLSFSYGDILHVINASDDEWWQARLVTPHGESEQIGVIPSKKRVEKKERARLKTVKFHARTGMIESNRSIKTKRKKSFRLSRKFPFYKSKENMAQESSGQEQGVTSNTSDSESSSKGQEDTILSYEPVTRQEIHYARPVIILGPMKDRVNDDLISEFPHKFGSCVPHTTRSRRENEVDGQDYHFVGSREQMEKDIQDSKFIEAGQFNDNLYGTSIQSVRAVAERGKHCILDVSGNAIKRLQQAQLYPVAIFIKPKSIEALMEMNRRQTYEQANKVFDKAMKLEQEFGEYFTAIVQGDSLEEIYSKIKQIIEDQSGHYIWVPSPEKL